A window of the Desulfatiglans anilini DSM 4660 genome harbors these coding sequences:
- a CDS encoding 3-hydroxybutyryl-CoA dehydrogenase, with protein sequence MDIRTVGVIGSGQMGSGIAQVAAASGYAVIMNDIQDAFVERGFATIEKSLGRLVKKEKLTPEDMKTILGRIEGSIALDDMTRADFVIEAAVENEELKARIFEQLDAVCREEAILASNTSSISITRIGSVTKRPDKVIGMHFMNPVPMMKLVEIINGLATSQETLGTTRDLAVAMDKTPVPANDFPGFISNRVLMPMINEAVYALFEGVGTAEDIDQVMKLGTNHPMGPLALADLIGLDTCLAIMEVLQRGLGDDKYRPCPLLRKYVAARWLGRKSGRGFYVY encoded by the coding sequence GTGGACATTAGGACAGTGGGAGTGATCGGTTCGGGGCAGATGGGCTCCGGTATAGCGCAGGTGGCGGCCGCAAGCGGATACGCGGTGATCATGAACGACATTCAGGATGCGTTTGTGGAGCGTGGCTTTGCGACCATCGAAAAGAGCCTCGGACGGCTCGTCAAGAAGGAGAAGTTGACCCCCGAGGACATGAAGACGATTCTGGGCCGCATCGAAGGTTCGATAGCGCTCGATGACATGACCCGTGCGGATTTCGTCATCGAGGCGGCCGTGGAGAACGAGGAACTGAAAGCGCGGATCTTCGAGCAGTTAGACGCGGTCTGTCGGGAGGAAGCCATACTCGCCTCCAACACCTCGTCGATCTCGATCACCCGGATCGGATCGGTCACCAAACGGCCTGACAAGGTGATCGGCATGCACTTTATGAACCCCGTTCCGATGATGAAGCTCGTCGAGATCATCAACGGCCTGGCCACTTCGCAGGAAACCTTAGGGACCACTCGCGACTTGGCGGTGGCGATGGACAAGACGCCTGTGCCGGCGAACGACTTTCCGGGGTTTATCAGTAACCGCGTGCTGATGCCCATGATCAACGAAGCGGTCTATGCCCTGTTCGAAGGGGTGGGGACGGCTGAAGACATCGACCAGGTCATGAAACTCGGGACGAATCACCCGATGGGGCCGCTGGCCCTCGCGGACCTGATCGGGCTTGACACCTGCCTTGCCATCATGGAGGTTTTGCAGCGCGGGCTCGGCGACGACAAGTATCGCCCTTGCCCCCTGTTGAGGAAATACGTCGCCGCCAGGTGGCTCGGCCGGAAGTCGGGTCGCGGCTTTTACGTCTATTGA
- a CDS encoding acyl-CoA mutase large subunit family protein gives MVGEVDCRGDIADNAKKWSDGVEKKINKHPERKANFINPSGIPIKRLYSPVDTYNVGYIEELGFPGEFPFTRGVQPTMYRTQYWTMRQYAGFASAEESNRRYKFLLEQGQTGLSVAFDLPTQIGYDSDDDMAIGEVGKVGVAIDSLKDMEILFNGIPLDTVSTSMTINAPAAVLLAMYIVVGEKQGVSSDKLRGTIQNDILKEYSARGTYIFPPKPSMRVITDIFSYCASNVPLWNTISISGYHIREAGSTAVQEIAFTLADGIAYVEAAITAGLDVDTFAPRLSFFFNAHSDFFEEIAKYRAARKLWAKIMKERFGAKNPKSMMMRFHTQTAGCTLTAQQPKNNIVRVAFQALAAVLGGTQSLHTNSMDEALCLPSEEAVQVALRTQQLIAHETGAGDTVDPLGGSYYLENLTNEICQKAEAYIQKIDKMGGAVEVIENGFIQREIQESAYKWQQEIEQKKRVVVGMNSFHVEEEKEGDLQRVDPQVRLTQIEALNSLKLTRDRYKVESSLTSLENCARGKDNLMPYILESVRSYATLGEICRVLKSVFGEYAQVKTFG, from the coding sequence ATGGTTGGAGAAGTGGATTGCAGGGGCGATATTGCTGATAATGCAAAGAAATGGTCTGATGGGGTAGAAAAAAAAATAAATAAACACCCAGAGAGAAAAGCTAACTTTATAAATCCTTCCGGTATTCCTATTAAACGGCTATATTCTCCTGTCGACACATACAATGTTGGCTATATCGAAGAACTGGGCTTCCCTGGGGAATTTCCCTTTACGAGGGGGGTGCAGCCAACGATGTACAGAACTCAATATTGGACTATGAGGCAGTATGCGGGATTCGCTTCGGCCGAGGAATCAAATCGACGCTATAAATTCCTTCTGGAGCAAGGTCAGACCGGTCTCTCTGTAGCTTTCGACTTGCCAACGCAGATTGGTTATGATTCTGATGACGATATGGCTATTGGGGAAGTGGGGAAAGTTGGAGTAGCCATAGATTCCCTGAAAGATATGGAAATTCTATTTAATGGTATTCCTCTTGATACGGTCAGTACATCGATGACCATCAATGCTCCAGCTGCCGTATTATTGGCTATGTACATTGTCGTTGGTGAAAAACAAGGTGTATCATCAGATAAGCTGAGGGGTACTATACAGAATGATATTCTTAAAGAGTATTCTGCACGCGGTACCTATATATTCCCGCCAAAACCCTCTATGAGGGTTATTACCGATATATTTTCCTATTGTGCTTCTAATGTGCCATTGTGGAATACAATCAGTATTAGCGGATATCATATCAGAGAAGCAGGGTCAACGGCTGTTCAGGAGATCGCTTTCACACTTGCTGATGGGATCGCTTATGTTGAAGCTGCAATAACTGCAGGTCTTGATGTGGATACATTTGCGCCTAGACTCTCATTTTTTTTCAATGCACATTCGGATTTTTTCGAAGAAATCGCTAAATACAGGGCAGCACGAAAATTGTGGGCAAAAATCATGAAAGAAAGATTTGGGGCGAAAAATCCTAAATCCATGATGATGCGTTTTCATACGCAAACAGCCGGATGCACACTGACAGCGCAGCAGCCAAAGAATAATATCGTTCGGGTTGCCTTCCAGGCCTTAGCTGCTGTGCTGGGCGGGACCCAATCATTGCACACTAATTCCATGGATGAGGCGTTATGTTTGCCATCTGAAGAAGCAGTCCAGGTGGCTCTGCGCACCCAACAGTTGATTGCCCATGAGACAGGCGCCGGAGACACTGTCGACCCATTGGGCGGCTCTTACTACCTTGAAAATTTGACTAACGAAATCTGTCAAAAGGCGGAGGCCTATATCCAGAAAATCGATAAGATGGGAGGTGCGGTGGAGGTTATTGAAAACGGCTTCATCCAACGGGAAATTCAGGAGAGTGCTTATAAGTGGCAACAGGAAATAGAGCAGAAGAAGCGGGTGGTCGTCGGCATGAATTCGTTCCATGTAGAGGAGGAAAAAGAGGGGGACCTACAGAGAGTCGATCCACAAGTCAGATTGACTCAGATCGAAGCGCTTAACAGCCTCAAATTGACGAGAGATAGGTATAAGGTAGAAAGTAGCCTGACTAGTTTGGAAAATTGTGCTCGGGGAAAAGATAATCTGATGCCTTATATCCTCGAATCTGTTCGCAGTTATGCGACTCTTGGTGAAATCTGTCGTGTGCTAAAAAGTGTATTTGGTGAATATGCTCAGGTAAAAACATTCGGGTAA
- a CDS encoding IS66 family transposase, which translates to MIHSNRSKASFEALIKDWAGILVSDGYSVYRRWVGLRQTCLAHLIRKAKELSERKDPDIKRFGLWATHELQRLCHMAKAPPPSGSGRPFMLV; encoded by the coding sequence ATGATCCATTCCAACCGCTCGAAGGCCTCCTTCGAAGCATTGATCAAGGACTGGGCCGGCATCCTGGTCTCGGACGGATACAGCGTGTACCGCCGATGGGTCGGGCTGCGGCAAACCTGCCTTGCCCATCTGATCCGCAAGGCCAAGGAACTCTCCGAAAGGAAAGACCCGGATATAAAACGCTTCGGTCTCTGGGCAACTCATGAACTCCAACGACTATGCCATATGGCCAAGGCTCCCCCCCCGTCGGGGAGTGGCAGGCCTTTTATGCTCGTTTGA
- the mdh gene encoding malate dehydrogenase, with product MRRKVTVIGCGNVGATVAMRLAEKELADVVLIDILENVPAGKALDLSEAAPIEKHDCKITGVSNDYSEAKDSDIVIITAGIPRKPGMSRDDLLSTNMVIMKSVVEKIALVAPNTILIIVSNPLDAMCHVAYEVSKFPKKKILGMAGVLDSARFRTFIAMELNVSIENTHAFVLGGHGDSMVPLPRYSTVAGIPITELMPSERIEALVERTRNGGAEIVGLLKTGSAYYAPASAAVEMAEAILKDKKKILPCAAYLEGEYGIKNLFMGVPVKLGAKGIEEIIEIELSPDEERSLRGSADAVQQLVNDLNRLKM from the coding sequence ATGAGAAGGAAAGTTACAGTTATTGGGTGTGGCAATGTAGGGGCAACAGTCGCAATGCGCCTTGCGGAGAAGGAGTTAGCAGATGTTGTTTTAATAGACATCCTGGAAAATGTGCCAGCGGGAAAGGCACTAGATCTTTCAGAGGCAGCACCGATTGAAAAACATGACTGTAAAATCACAGGTGTATCGAATGATTACAGCGAAGCGAAGGACTCGGATATTGTTATAATAACTGCGGGCATTCCTAGAAAACCAGGGATGAGTCGGGATGATCTGTTATCGACCAATATGGTTATTATGAAATCAGTAGTTGAAAAAATTGCCTTAGTAGCTCCTAATACGATACTTATTATCGTGAGCAATCCACTGGATGCGATGTGCCATGTTGCTTATGAAGTTTCTAAATTCCCCAAAAAGAAAATTTTAGGTATGGCGGGTGTTTTAGACTCAGCTCGTTTCCGTACTTTCATCGCAATGGAATTAAATGTTTCCATTGAAAATACCCATGCCTTTGTTTTAGGCGGCCATGGGGACTCAATGGTTCCTTTGCCTCGTTATTCTACTGTGGCCGGAATTCCAATCACCGAATTGATGCCATCCGAGCGGATTGAGGCCTTGGTGGAACGTACACGAAATGGAGGTGCAGAAATTGTAGGATTATTGAAAACTGGAAGTGCGTATTATGCTCCAGCTTCTGCTGCTGTTGAAATGGCTGAAGCCATTTTGAAAGATAAGAAGAAGATACTTCCGTGCGCAGCGTATCTTGAAGGCGAATACGGGATTAAAAATCTCTTCATGGGCGTGCCGGTTAAATTAGGTGCAAAGGGCATTGAAGAGATCATTGAAATAGAATTATCGCCGGATGAGGAAAGGTCGCTTCGCGGATCTGCCGATGCCGTGCAACAACTCGTTAATGATCTTAACCGGTTGAAAATGTAA
- a CDS encoding cobalamin B12-binding domain-containing protein translates to MEDNRIRVLAAKPGLDGHDRGIKVIACALMEAGMEVIYTGLRQSPSQIVDAAIQEDVDVIAMSILSGAHDYLFPKVMDLLKERNVDDILVIGGGIIPDGDIPELKKAGIAEIFGPGTPTDQIISFIRCHTPFSKSLP, encoded by the coding sequence ATGGAAGACAATAGGATACGTGTGCTTGCTGCTAAACCTGGATTAGACGGACATGACAGAGGCATAAAGGTGATTGCCTGTGCTCTAATGGAAGCCGGGATGGAGGTTATATATACTGGTCTCCGTCAATCCCCTTCACAGATAGTTGATGCTGCAATTCAAGAGGATGTTGACGTGATTGCTATGAGTATATTATCGGGTGCACATGATTACCTTTTCCCAAAGGTGATGGATCTATTGAAGGAAAGAAATGTTGATGATATTTTGGTGATAGGTGGTGGAATTATTCCAGACGGGGATATTCCCGAATTAAAGAAGGCCGGCATAGCGGAAATATTTGGTCCAGGAACTCCTACCGATCAAATAATATCTTTCATCCGATGCCATACTCCGTTTTCAAAAAGTTTACCATAA